A single region of the Changchengzhania lutea genome encodes:
- a CDS encoding cbb3-type cytochrome c oxidase subunit I, with protein MKYKSQKVAYWFFALSMLLFGLQIIYGFIMGFAHAGFDGLHSAIPFNTARAVHTNLLVVWLLSGFMGAAYYIIPEEAQRELVSVKLAYVQLISLAVVGVIAIVGYHFNYWEGRKFLEIPRPLDYLVVVNVLLFLGIILTTLFKGKRRTTTALVLSMGLLFAALLYLPGMLPFDSQVKDSFFRWWVVHLWVEGVWELIMGGILSFLLIKLTGVDREVIEKWLYVIVGLTFLSGVLGTGHHYYYIGVNKIWLIVGGIFSALEPLAFLAMALFAVNMYRKGEKKHPNKLALYWTLGAAIVSFIGAGLLGFAHTLPQTNLYTHGTLVTAMHGHLAFWGAYAMIVLAIISYSLPNMTGRKLYESTRGRMAFWMSNIGMIGMTVAFGVAGVVQVYLERKLKMEFMEVQKEIEVHFMVLIICATLFLLGITLYMIDFYKHGRPTDEALEASSN; from the coding sequence ATGAAATATAAATCACAAAAAGTAGCGTATTGGTTTTTTGCGCTGTCCATGTTATTATTTGGGCTACAAATTATATACGGTTTTATAATGGGGTTTGCCCATGCAGGGTTTGATGGATTGCATAGTGCTATCCCGTTTAACACAGCCAGAGCAGTACACACTAATCTTTTAGTTGTATGGTTGTTATCCGGATTTATGGGAGCTGCATACTATATAATCCCCGAAGAAGCGCAACGCGAACTGGTAAGTGTAAAACTGGCCTATGTTCAATTAATAAGTTTAGCAGTAGTTGGTGTTATAGCCATTGTTGGATACCACTTTAATTATTGGGAAGGTCGTAAATTTTTGGAAATTCCTCGACCGTTAGATTATTTGGTTGTTGTGAATGTACTCCTGTTTTTAGGTATTATTTTAACAACGCTATTTAAAGGAAAACGAAGAACCACAACAGCACTAGTGCTTTCTATGGGACTATTATTTGCAGCCTTATTATATTTACCAGGAATGCTTCCATTTGATAGTCAAGTAAAAGATTCATTTTTTAGATGGTGGGTTGTTCACCTTTGGGTTGAAGGCGTTTGGGAATTGATTATGGGAGGTATTTTATCATTCTTATTAATTAAACTAACCGGTGTTGATAGAGAAGTTATCGAGAAGTGGCTTTATGTCATTGTTGGACTAACATTCTTATCAGGTGTTTTAGGAACAGGACATCACTACTATTATATTGGTGTTAATAAGATTTGGTTAATTGTTGGTGGTATTTTCTCTGCGCTAGAACCGTTAGCCTTTTTAGCCATGGCATTATTTGCTGTTAACATGTATAGAAAAGGTGAAAAGAAGCATCCAAATAAACTGGCTTTATACTGGACACTTGGCGCAGCTATTGTATCATTTATAGGCGCCGGACTTTTAGGTTTTGCTCATACTTTACCACAGACAAACCTATATACCCACGGCACCTTAGTAACTGCAATGCATGGTCACCTTGCGTTTTGGGGCGCTTATGCTATGATTGTATTAGCCATAATTAGTTATAGTTTACCAAATATGACAGGTAGAAAATTATACGAAAGTACCAGAGGCCGAATGGCGTTTTGGATGTCGAATATTGGCATGATAGGAATGACGGTTGCTTTTGGAGTTGCTGGTGTAGTACAAGTATATTTAGAGCGTAAATTGAAAATGGAATTTATGGAAGTTCAAAAAGAAATTGAAGTTCATTTTATGGTTTTAATCATCTGTGCAACATTGTTTTTATTGGGTATTACACTTTATATGATTGATTTCTATAAGCACGGAAGACCTACAGATGAAGCATTAGAAGCTTCGTCAAATTAA
- a CDS encoding c-type cytochrome — translation MLSKKQARAFFLGGTVVTFLIFIGLTIYSFSKAQDQSNDGNITEAVVRGKQIWEENNCMGCHTILGEGAYYAPELTKVIERRGEGYIKAVLMTPVDWAPNGRKMVAYGFSQEEAEDVIAFFNWIGDIDLNGFDTVVSPLAKDEN, via the coding sequence ATGTTATCAAAAAAACAAGCACGAGCCTTTTTTCTTGGGGGTACTGTAGTTACTTTTTTAATATTTATTGGTCTTACCATTTACTCTTTTAGTAAAGCTCAAGATCAATCAAATGATGGAAATATTACAGAAGCAGTTGTAAGAGGAAAGCAGATTTGGGAAGAAAATAATTGTATGGGTTGCCACACCATTTTAGGAGAAGGCGCCTATTATGCTCCTGAATTAACAAAAGTCATTGAACGTAGAGGTGAAGGCTACATCAAAGCCGTATTAATGACCCCTGTTGATTGGGCACCTAACGGAAGAAAAATGGTTGCCTACGGATTTTCACAAGAAGAGGCTGAAGATGTCATCGCCTTTTTTAATTGGATTGGAGACATCGATTTAAACGGATTTGATACCGTTGTTTCACCATTAGCAAAAGACGAAAACTAA